From Enterococcus wangshanyuanii, the proteins below share one genomic window:
- a CDS encoding threonine/serine exporter family protein, protein MTESKQKDLQLILDTCLLAGKIMTESGSEVYRVEDTMNRIAENAGQKESVSYVTATGLFMGFRSSNFTQLENVTERSINLEKVAIVNNLSRQFANQEISLAELNYRLVNIDSEAPTYSMTLQIFAAGIVSCTLMYIFGGSWNDFLATFFIGMAGFSVAHFTKEWLNIKFLDDFLASFTIGLLAYFAVTFHLAGNVDNIIIGAVMPLVPGVAITNSFRDILAGHLLSGTARATEAIFIAGSIGIGIAIVFKLFM, encoded by the coding sequence ATGACAGAATCAAAACAAAAAGATTTACAACTCATTTTAGATACTTGCTTATTAGCTGGAAAAATAATGACAGAGAGCGGTTCTGAGGTCTATCGTGTTGAAGACACAATGAATCGTATCGCAGAAAATGCTGGTCAAAAAGAAAGTGTTAGCTATGTAACTGCCACGGGTCTTTTTATGGGGTTTCGCTCCAGTAATTTTACTCAATTAGAAAACGTGACGGAACGCAGCATTAATCTGGAAAAAGTGGCTATTGTCAATAATCTTTCACGTCAATTTGCCAACCAAGAAATTTCATTAGCTGAGCTTAACTATAGATTAGTCAATATCGACTCTGAGGCCCCAACGTACTCAATGACGCTGCAAATTTTTGCAGCCGGCATTGTCAGTTGTACTTTGATGTATATTTTCGGTGGAAGTTGGAATGATTTTTTAGCTACTTTTTTTATTGGTATGGCTGGCTTTAGTGTGGCACACTTCACTAAAGAATGGCTGAATATTAAATTTCTAGATGATTTTCTAGCCTCCTTTACAATTGGCCTGCTTGCCTATTTTGCTGTGACCTTTCACCTAGCTGGTAATGTCGATAATATCATTATTGGTGCTGTAATGCCATTGGTTCCTGGTGTAGCGATCACAAATTCATTTAGAGATATTTTGGCCGGTCATCTATTAAGTGGAACAGCACGCGCGACAGAAGCCATTTTTATTGCAGGTTCGATCGGTATTGGCATTGCAATTGTTTTTAAACTATTTATGTAA